The Mycobacterium seoulense genomic interval GGACCGACATGTGGGATCCCGATGTCTACCTGGCCTTTGCGGATCATCGCAGCCGGCCCTTCTACGACCTGCTGTCCCGGGTGGGTGCCGAGCGGGCCCGGCGGGTCGTCGATCTCGGTTGCGGGCCCGGCCACCTGACCAAGTACCTGTCCCGGCGCTGGCCGGAAGCGGTGATCGAGGCGGTGGACACCTCCCCGGAGATGGTTGCCGCCGCCAAGGAACGCGGCATCGACGCCGTCATCGGCGACCTGCGGGACTGGAAGCCCAAGCCCGATACCGACGTCGTGGTCAGCAACGCCGCCCTGCACTGGGTGCCCGAGCACGCCGAGCTGCTGGTCCGCTGGGCGGACGAACTGCACCCCGGATCGTGGATCGCCGTCCAGATCCCGGGCAACTTCGAGACGCCGTCACACGCCACGGTGCGCACGCTGGCCCGGCGGGAGCCCTACGCGAAAGTGATGCGCGACATACCGTTTCGTGTCGGCGCCGTGGTGCAGCCGCCGATCCAGTACGCCAACCTGTTGCTGGACGCCGGGTGCAGGGTCGACGTCTGGGAGACCACCTACCTGCACCAGCTGACCGGTGACAACCCGGTGCTGGAGTGGATCACCGGGACGGCGCTGGTTCCGGTGCGCGAGCGGCTGAGCGCCGACGACTGGGAGCGGTTCCGGGCGGAACTCATCCCGCTGCTGGACGACGCCTACCCGCCCCGGGCCGACGGTACGACGATCTTCCCGTTCCGTCGGGTGTTCATCGTCGCCGAGGTGGGCGGTTCGCGGCGCTCGGCGGGCTAACCGCTCGCCTGTCCCTCGATGCCCCGGTCGGCCGCGATCGCCGACCGGGCGGTCGGCTTCGACCGGTGAATGTGCAGGTACGTCTCGGTGTAACGCGCGGCGATGCGGGTGCCGGCGAACTCCGACGGGATGACGTCGCCGGTGCGCTG includes:
- a CDS encoding trans-aconitate 2-methyltransferase — its product is MWDPDVYLAFADHRSRPFYDLLSRVGAERARRVVDLGCGPGHLTKYLSRRWPEAVIEAVDTSPEMVAAAKERGIDAVIGDLRDWKPKPDTDVVVSNAALHWVPEHAELLVRWADELHPGSWIAVQIPGNFETPSHATVRTLARREPYAKVMRDIPFRVGAVVQPPIQYANLLLDAGCRVDVWETTYLHQLTGDNPVLEWITGTALVPVRERLSADDWERFRAELIPLLDDAYPPRADGTTIFPFRRVFIVAEVGGSRRSAG